One Serpentinicella alkaliphila DNA segment encodes these proteins:
- a CDS encoding redoxin domain-containing protein codes for MSIIKVGNVAPMFTVKNTNNKSLSLSDFNEKKVLLSWHPLAWTPVSTDQIFRKWLCLRMLLILKIINGSLLKKGPLCRIL; via the coding sequence ATGAGTATTATTAAAGTAGGTAATGTTGCCCCGATGTTCACTGTTAAAAATACTAATAATAAAAGTTTAAGTTTATCTGACTTTAACGAAAAAAAAGTATTGCTATCTTGGCATCCTTTAGCCTGGACTCCAGTTAGTACTGATCAAATCTTTAGAAAATGGCTCTGTTTAAGAATGTTGTTGATATTAAAGATTATTAATGGGAGCCTATTAAAAAAGGGCCCATTATGTCGTATTTTATGA
- a CDS encoding ABC transporter ATP-binding protein, whose product MKGNDKISNTRPRRGPGSGLGPMIMPTEKPKDFKGTLKRLLGYLKPFKYHLFVVVITSILGTGFSVVSPKIMGKITTELFSGTIQRLHGLSESTIDFGYILNILLTLCGLYILSALFNYIQQVIMATVAQKTVYNMRSDVSKKLSKLPLKFYDTHTHGEILSRITNDIDNISNTLQQSITQLISSIITLIGIIVMMLTISPIMTLILLVTLPLYAIVTKNIAKKSQKYFSEQQKSLGKLNGHIEEMYTGHRIVKAFSLEEKSKKYFDEINNQLYNAGWKADFISGVIMPLMNFVNNIGYVIISVVGGLLATKGAINIGDIQAFIQYSRQFTHPIIQTANIANIIQSTIASSERVFELLDETEEIPDSENGKSITKPLGNVVFEDVKFAYKQDEPLIEAMNINVSAGQTIAIVGPTGAGKTTLVNLLMRFYEIDGGTITIDGVNIKDMTREHLRSVFGMVLQDTWLFKGTIKENIGYGRKDASDDEIISVAKAARADYFIRTLPDGYDTILTEEASNISQGQKQLLTIARALLADPAILILDEATSSVDTRTEVHIQKAMNLLMKGRTSFVIAHRLSTIKDADLILVMNDGNIIEKGNHQELLAHQGFYAELYNSQFTGKNIIASGA is encoded by the coding sequence ATGAAAGGTAATGACAAAATCTCAAATACCAGACCACGAAGAGGCCCTGGCTCTGGACTAGGACCAATGATAATGCCTACCGAAAAGCCTAAGGATTTTAAAGGCACACTCAAAAGATTATTAGGTTATCTTAAACCATTTAAATATCACTTATTTGTAGTAGTCATAACTTCAATATTAGGAACCGGTTTTAGTGTTGTTAGCCCTAAAATTATGGGTAAAATTACAACAGAGCTATTCTCTGGTACAATTCAAAGGCTTCATGGGCTAAGTGAGTCAACAATTGATTTTGGATATATATTAAACATATTGCTAACTTTATGCGGTCTTTATATATTAAGCGCACTTTTCAACTATATACAGCAGGTTATTATGGCAACAGTTGCTCAAAAAACAGTTTACAATATGAGATCAGATGTAAGCAAAAAGCTTTCTAAGCTACCATTAAAATTTTACGATACCCATACTCACGGAGAAATATTAAGTCGAATAACAAATGATATTGACAATATTAGTAATACACTTCAACAGAGCATAACCCAACTTATTTCTTCAATTATAACTTTAATAGGTATAATTGTTATGATGCTTACAATTAGTCCAATTATGACTCTAATACTGTTAGTAACATTGCCTCTATATGCTATAGTAACAAAAAACATTGCTAAAAAATCACAGAAATATTTTTCTGAGCAACAAAAAAGTTTAGGTAAACTTAATGGCCATATTGAAGAAATGTATACTGGACACAGAATTGTTAAAGCATTTTCCTTAGAAGAGAAATCAAAGAAATACTTTGATGAAATAAACAATCAACTATATAACGCAGGATGGAAAGCTGACTTTATCTCAGGCGTAATTATGCCTCTTATGAACTTCGTGAATAATATAGGTTATGTGATAATTTCTGTTGTTGGTGGCCTTCTTGCGACAAAAGGTGCTATAAATATTGGAGACATTCAAGCTTTTATTCAATACTCTAGGCAATTTACGCATCCAATCATCCAAACAGCAAATATTGCTAATATTATTCAATCTACTATAGCATCTTCAGAAAGAGTTTTTGAGTTGCTTGATGAAACAGAGGAGATACCTGATTCTGAAAATGGTAAATCAATTACTAAACCTTTGGGGAATGTAGTCTTTGAGGATGTTAAGTTTGCATATAAACAGGATGAACCTCTAATTGAAGCTATGAATATTAATGTTTCAGCAGGTCAAACAATTGCAATAGTAGGACCAACCGGGGCAGGTAAAACTACCTTAGTTAATCTATTAATGCGTTTCTACGAAATCGATGGTGGAACAATTACGATCGATGGAGTAAATATAAAGGATATGACAAGAGAGCATTTGAGAAGTGTATTCGGAATGGTGCTGCAGGATACATGGCTATTTAAAGGTACTATTAAAGAAAATATTGGCTACGGACGAAAAGATGCATCTGATGATGAAATTATAAGTGTAGCTAAGGCGGCAAGGGCAGATTACTTTATTAGGACTTTACCTGATGGATATGACACAATACTAACAGAAGAAGCATCAAATATCTCCCAAGGACAAAAACAGCTTCTTACCATTGCAAGGGCTTTACTTGCAGATCCAGCTATTTTAATCTTAGATGAGGCTACCAGCAGTGTAGATACAAGGACCGAAGTCCATATACAAAAAGCAATGAATCTCCTTATGAAAGGAAGAACTAGCTTTGTAATTGCACATAGACTTTCAACTATTAAAGATGCTGATTTAATTTTGGTTATGAATGATGGTAATATCATCGAAAAAGGAAACCACCAAGAATTATTAGCTCACCAGGGTTTCTATGCGGAGTTATACAATAGTCAATTTACTGGAAAAAATATTATTGCCTCCGGTGCATAA
- a CDS encoding ABC transporter ATP-binding protein produces the protein MFKLVKFLKPYRLSVIAALLLIFLQALSELFLPTLMANIVDIGIVNGDTPYIIKLGGQMLIIALVGTSCAILSSYLSAKAALSFGRDLRSAIFRRAEDFSLNEFDKIGTSSLITRTTNDITQVQHLVIMSLRLMARAPMMAIGGIVMAFTRDAKLSLTIVFIIPLISLGIVVVGKRVTPLFRLVQTKLDKLNHVVRENLTGVRVIRAFNKENHERTRFDEANHDLTNTTLKVNKLMAALMPVMSLTLNFATIAVIWFGAIRINSGTMQVGDLMAFIQYVMQIMFALIMVSMMFVMIPRASASAVRINEVLETIPEIKDTNNFIEANKQDGLVEFNDVTFSYPGAEEPTLKNITFRAEPGKFTAIIGGTGSGKSTLLNLIPRFYETNSGIILVDGINIKDLTQKTLRNKIGFVPQKSVLFSGTVLDNIKHGKENATFDEIQEACEIAQATEFIYNMKEGFESVISQSGTNLSGGQKQRLSIARALVRKPEIYLFDDSFSALDFKTDARLRAALINQTKKATLIIVAQRVSTIIDADQIIVLDKGEITAIGNHKQLLNSCDVYREIVSSQLSEEEIA, from the coding sequence ATGTTTAAATTAGTTAAATTTTTAAAGCCATATAGGCTATCAGTTATTGCTGCTTTGCTATTAATTTTCCTTCAAGCCCTTAGCGAATTATTCCTTCCTACATTAATGGCAAACATTGTTGATATAGGTATAGTTAATGGAGATACCCCTTATATTATTAAACTTGGTGGTCAAATGTTAATAATTGCGTTAGTAGGCACTTCATGTGCAATACTATCTAGTTATTTGTCAGCTAAAGCTGCTTTGTCATTTGGAAGAGACTTACGTAGTGCAATATTTAGACGAGCTGAAGACTTTTCTTTAAATGAATTTGATAAAATAGGAACATCCTCCCTAATCACTAGAACAACCAACGATATCACTCAAGTTCAGCATTTAGTAATTATGTCTCTTCGATTAATGGCTAGGGCACCGATGATGGCAATTGGTGGTATTGTTATGGCATTTACAAGGGATGCAAAACTGTCATTAACTATAGTATTTATAATACCATTAATATCCTTGGGAATTGTTGTTGTTGGAAAAAGAGTTACTCCCCTTTTTAGATTAGTGCAAACTAAGCTTGATAAATTAAATCATGTAGTTCGTGAAAATCTAACTGGTGTAAGAGTTATTAGGGCGTTCAATAAGGAAAATCATGAAAGAACACGCTTTGATGAAGCAAACCATGATCTTACAAATACAACACTCAAAGTAAATAAATTGATGGCTGCTCTAATGCCAGTAATGTCTCTTACTCTTAATTTTGCAACAATAGCAGTAATCTGGTTTGGAGCTATTAGAATAAATAGTGGTACTATGCAAGTAGGAGATCTTATGGCCTTTATTCAGTATGTTATGCAAATAATGTTTGCATTAATTATGGTATCAATGATGTTTGTAATGATACCAAGAGCATCTGCATCAGCAGTAAGAATCAATGAGGTCTTAGAAACTATACCCGAAATTAAGGATACTAACAACTTTATTGAGGCTAATAAGCAGGATGGTTTAGTGGAGTTTAATGACGTAACCTTTAGTTATCCTGGTGCAGAAGAGCCTACTTTAAAAAATATTACTTTCAGAGCAGAACCAGGTAAATTCACAGCAATAATTGGTGGAACTGGTTCAGGAAAATCAACATTACTTAACCTAATTCCCCGATTCTATGAGACAAATAGTGGTATCATTCTAGTTGATGGAATAAATATTAAAGATTTAACACAAAAAACACTAAGAAATAAAATAGGTTTTGTTCCGCAAAAATCAGTACTTTTTAGTGGAACTGTATTAGATAACATAAAACATGGAAAAGAAAATGCTACATTTGATGAAATTCAAGAGGCATGTGAAATCGCTCAGGCTACTGAGTTTATTTATAATATGAAGGAAGGTTTTGAATCTGTAATTTCACAAAGTGGAACAAACTTATCCGGGGGACAAAAACAACGATTATCAATAGCTAGAGCCCTGGTTAGAAAACCAGAAATATATTTATTTGACGATAGCTTTTCAGCCCTAGACTTTAAGACAGATGCTAGACTTAGAGCTGCGCTTATAAACCAAACTAAAAAAGCTACATTAATTATTGTGGCACAGCGTGTAAGTACTATAATTGATGCTGATCAAATAATCGTTCTAGATAAAGGAGAAATTACGGCCATAGGTAATCATAAACAACTTTTAAATAGCTGCGATGTATATAGAGAAATTGTATCTTCTCAGCTTTCAGAGGAGGAGATAGCCTAA
- a CDS encoding MarR family winged helix-turn-helix transcriptional regulator — translation MHFNEPDSLNSMFYQVIRYHYQRTHMLLDKIGLYPGQPFLLFALYKSDGQSQKDLANKLNIKASTITAMVKRMEKSGLIERRQDSIDQRISRVYITDKGKEVCMEVDKIKKEIEFETFRNFTEEDKIKLKELFTQMKRNLITACENP, via the coding sequence ATGCACTTTAATGAACCAGATTCTCTTAATAGTATGTTTTATCAAGTTATACGCTACCACTACCAAAGAACCCATATGCTTCTAGATAAAATTGGACTTTATCCTGGTCAACCATTTCTTCTTTTTGCCCTATACAAAAGTGATGGTCAGAGTCAAAAAGATTTAGCCAATAAGCTAAATATTAAAGCATCAACCATTACAGCGATGGTAAAAAGAATGGAAAAATCTGGACTTATCGAACGTAGACAAGATAGCATAGACCAACGAATATCAAGAGTATATATTACAGACAAAGGTAAAGAAGTTTGTATGGAAGTTGATAAGATAAAAAAAGAGATAGAATTTGAAACTTTTAGAAATTTTACTGAAGAAGATAAAATAAAGCTTAAAGAACTATTTACTCAGATGAAACGTAATTTGATTACTGCCTGCGAAAACCCTTAA